Proteins from a genomic interval of Pseudoalteromonas sp. MEBiC 03607:
- a CDS encoding LexA family transcriptional regulator → MKTLSERLNHALQLTGVTQSELARRIGIKQQSISQICSGKSARSRYTMQIAEALRVNAHWLATGDGEIGLGVGNVEVGPDIKGCIPLINWVQAGDWTEIAEGFAFEDAEEWREVTGKAHEGCFALRVKGDSMENPSGKKSIPEGAVIVVDPDAPYSSGSLVVARLDDSREATFKQLVLDGEQKYLKPLNPQYPAIPINGNCSIIGVVKQAIIDFW, encoded by the coding sequence ATGAAAACTTTATCCGAACGATTAAACCATGCCTTGCAGCTTACTGGGGTGACTCAGTCTGAGTTAGCTCGTCGCATTGGTATCAAACAGCAGTCGATCAGCCAGATTTGTTCTGGTAAATCGGCTAGGTCTCGTTACACGATGCAGATCGCGGAGGCGCTTCGCGTAAATGCTCATTGGCTCGCTACAGGTGATGGCGAGATTGGCTTGGGGGTCGGTAATGTAGAAGTAGGGCCTGACATTAAAGGGTGTATTCCTCTTATTAATTGGGTTCAGGCTGGGGATTGGACTGAAATAGCGGAGGGATTTGCCTTTGAAGATGCAGAGGAGTGGCGTGAAGTCACAGGGAAAGCACATGAAGGTTGTTTCGCGCTTCGCGTAAAAGGCGACAGTATGGAAAATCCAAGCGGCAAAAAATCAATACCAGAAGGTGCAGTTATAGTTGTAGATCCTGATGCTCCTTACTCATCTGGTTCATTGGTTGTAGCGCGGCTTGATGATTCAAGAGAAGCAACCTTTAAACAATTAGTCTTGGATGGTGAGCAAAAATATTTGAAGCCTCTCAATCCACAATATCCAGCAATACCGATCAACGGCAACTGCTCAATTATTGGCGTTGTTAAACAAGCTATCATCGATTTTTGGTAG
- a CDS encoding helix-turn-helix domain-containing protein translates to MEVFNTTQKHLRRAIDLVGGQSALARAINSKQQNVWFWLNKSGRVPAEFVLPIEQATQGQVTRSQLRPDIYPEYPSEQKASNQ, encoded by the coding sequence ATGGAAGTGTTCAACACGACACAAAAACATCTCCGCCGTGCCATTGACTTGGTCGGCGGGCAATCAGCATTAGCACGAGCCATCAACTCAAAACAGCAAAACGTCTGGTTTTGGTTGAATAAATCAGGGCGTGTTCCCGCTGAATTCGTTTTACCCATCGAACAAGCTACGCAAGGACAGGTAACCCGTTCCCAGTTAAGACCGGACATCTATCCCGAATACCCAAGCGAGCAAAAAGCCAGTAACCAGTAG
- a CDS encoding DUF6475 domain-containing protein has product MLEVDKREFAEVWGAAWAMYGKSVSPQLLSIAFEALRAYSIEEVRIGLTRHIQSPDTGQFFPKPADVIKHIDGNSGSRAMVAWNKVDKAVRQVGAWTSVMFDDALIHRVISDMGGWVELCKVDDREYPFKQKEFLTRYQAYLLRDEVGEYPRLLQGIADHLNQQKGFDMQAPVAVGDWSKAAQVYTRGIADFSAVPLKRISPKAIQALLGNQLEDKNEND; this is encoded by the coding sequence GTGCTGGAGGTTGATAAACGCGAGTTTGCTGAAGTTTGGGGAGCTGCTTGGGCCATGTATGGCAAAAGCGTATCACCACAATTGCTATCCATCGCATTTGAAGCCCTTCGTGCTTACAGCATTGAAGAAGTGCGAATCGGTCTGACTCGGCATATTCAATCACCGGATACTGGGCAATTTTTTCCAAAGCCCGCTGACGTCATCAAGCATATCGATGGCAACTCGGGTTCAAGAGCCATGGTTGCTTGGAACAAAGTTGACAAGGCTGTTCGTCAGGTTGGCGCTTGGACATCCGTGATGTTTGACGATGCGCTTATTCACCGCGTTATTTCAGACATGGGGGGATGGGTTGAACTCTGCAAGGTAGATGACAGGGAATACCCCTTTAAACAAAAAGAGTTTTTAACACGCTACCAGGCTTACTTGTTGCGGGACGAAGTGGGTGAATACCCAAGGCTATTACAGGGTATTGCAGACCATCTGAACCAGCAAAAAGGATTTGATATGCAAGCGCCGGTTGCCGTGGGCGACTGGTCAAAAGCAGCACAAGTTTATACAAGAGGTATCGCTGACTTTAGCGCAGTGCCTTTGAAAAGAATAAGCCCGAAAGCCATTCAGGCGCTTCTCGGAAATCAATTAGAGGACAAAAATGAAAACGATTAA
- a CDS encoding lytic transglycosylase domain-containing protein, which produces MKTIKAKTIALVIAMSASTSVYAFPGYQWEKAAQSVGIDPVMLYAVALAESASHRGLNMTSPWPYAIRNGSNATYAKSKTEAEQLLNQALQETEKYQLDIGLMQINLHWHGHRVSSAAELLDPITNLTVGSSILAEAIKSSPNDLELGIGRYHSWNEERARWYGQRVLSIYRNILHELEVRQ; this is translated from the coding sequence ATGAAAACGATTAAAGCAAAAACCATTGCCCTAGTGATAGCCATGTCTGCAAGCACTTCAGTCTATGCGTTTCCGGGCTATCAGTGGGAAAAAGCAGCACAAAGCGTTGGTATTGATCCAGTCATGCTCTACGCCGTTGCCTTGGCTGAGTCGGCCTCACATCGTGGTCTCAACATGACCAGTCCATGGCCATACGCAATTCGCAATGGTTCAAACGCAACCTACGCGAAATCTAAGACAGAAGCTGAGCAACTGTTAAACCAGGCACTGCAAGAGACTGAAAAATATCAGCTCGATATTGGCCTTATGCAAATCAATTTGCATTGGCATGGGCATCGGGTGAGCTCAGCAGCGGAACTGCTAGACCCCATCACCAACCTTACGGTCGGCTCAAGTATTTTGGCCGAAGCAATCAAGTCTTCACCAAATGATTTAGAGCTTGGCATAGGCCGCTATCACAGTTGGAACGAAGAGCGTGCACGCTGGTATGGGCAAAGAGTGCTTTCTATCTATCGCAATATTTTACATGAACTGGAGGTCCGTCAATGA
- a CDS encoding flagellar transcriptional regulator FlhD, whose protein sequence is MTTNQQDFYQLNLAYLHAARELARIDPQEAVLRFGLTRDVVDALINAGVDDLQRVATSSFMLFQPRGNQSQLIEMVKSKGTGIPRIAYLLSTLNNKGDV, encoded by the coding sequence ATGACAACCAATCAACAAGACTTCTATCAATTAAATTTGGCGTACCTACACGCAGCACGAGAATTAGCGCGAATTGATCCGCAAGAGGCGGTCTTGCGCTTTGGACTTACACGCGACGTGGTGGATGCACTGATTAATGCCGGTGTTGACGACCTGCAACGAGTGGCGACCTCATCATTCATGCTGTTTCAACCAAGGGGTAACCAAAGCCAACTGATTGAGATGGTTAAGAGCAAAGGCACAGGTATCCCAAGAATCGCTTATTTATTATCAACCCTAAACAACAAGGGGGATGTATGA